The region GTGGACCCGGCGCGCCGGGCGCTGGTGGGTGCGCTGGTGTCGTTCGCTGCGCAGATGGGCGCCACGCTCGTAGCCGAGGGCGTGGAAACGCCGGGCGAGCTGGACGTGCTGGCGCAGCTGGGCGTGTCGTGCGGGCAGGGATACTACCTGGCGCGTCCCGGCCCGCTCCCCCTTCCCGAGATTTCGGCGCGACCCGCCTCGCTGCGGCGGGCGTTGGCCACGGCAGCCCACGACGACGAGCCGCCGCTGGAGGAATCCGTGCAGGCCGTCCTGCGGGAGGTGGTTACGCGCACCGGGCTGGACGTGAGCTACCTGACCGTGTGGGACCCGGAGCGCGAAACGCTGGAGCACCGAATCGTCTACGATCCCCAGGAGCTGGGCGTGCGCGTGGGGGTGAGCCTGCCGTTCAGCGACACCCCGTGCTACCGCTGCCAGCAGGCGGGAATCCTGTGGACGGCCGACGTGCAGAACGACCTCGCGGGGACGCTGCTGGACGGCACGGACCTGCGCACCTTCGTTTCCGTCCCCGTGCTGGGCCCCGCCGGAACGATGGCGGGAACCCTGTGCGCCGTCGGACGCCGGCGCCGATACCTGAGCGACCCCGTTCTGCGCCACGTGGAGCAGCTCGGCGGACGCATCGCCGAGCTGCTGGCCCGGGCGGAAGCGGCGCGTCCGCGATAGGCGTGCGCGGAGGAGAGACTGCGATCGCGTTTGGGCTGGCTCTGGCGAAAGCCGCGGCCGCCCCCTCTCCCGGCCTCTCCCCCATAAACCCCATGGGGGAGAGGAGAATTCGCTTGCGCTCCGGCTGGCCCGACGCACGCGACTGGCTCCCTTCCCCCGCGCAGTTTGCGGGGGAAGGGCTGGGGATGGGGGGCCCCGGCCCGCGTACCACACCAGCCGAAGCGCACCCAACTACGCGAGCAGTCCGCGAAGGCGGACTTCGTGCAGTTGGAGCCGCGACTTCAGTCGCCCCAGCAGGGCCGAGGCCTCGCACGCCAGAGCGGGTGAACCCAGCAGGGCCGAGGCCACCGCATTGGTGACCGCTGCCGCGCCCGGACTGGTACGTGTCCCCGGCTAGATCCTTCGGCCCGCGAAGGATGTGCTGCGGGCAGGCAGGGTGCGCCTGGGCCTCAGGATGACAATGTGTGGCGCGGCAAAGACTTACACTCTCTCGCGAGGACGTGGATGAAGGCACGGACGTACGGATTCGGCGCACTGATCCTCCTGGCCAGCGTGGGATGCGCGGCGGCGCCGGCGATGCAGCGTGTGGCGGCGTACGCCTCGTCCACCACGGCCGAGGCAGCAGCGGCGGCGATCAGCGGCGAGGTGCTGCTGCGCGACATCAGCGAGCTTGCGTCGGACCGGTTCCTGGGGCGCGCGGTGGCGACCGCGGGCGAGGACTCCGCCATCAGCTACATCGCCCGGCGCTTCCGCGAGATGGGGCTGGAGCCGGGGATGCCCGGCGGAAGCTACCTCCAGCGCGTTCCCCTGGTGGCCACCACGTCGCGCGTGGAGGCGCGGGTGCAGGCGGGCGGACGCACCCTCCCGTGGCGGCAATTGGAGGAGATGGTCACGTGGTCGCTCCGCCCCGACACGCTGGTGAGAGTGGACGACTCCGACATCGTGTTCGTGGGCTATGGCGTGGTGGCGCCCGAGCTGGGCTGGGACGACTTCAAGGGCGTGGACGTGCGCGGCAAGACGGTGGTGATGCTGGTCGGCGATCCGCCCGTTCCCGACCCGCGCGACAGCACTCGCCTGGATCCGCAGGTGTTCCGCGGCGCAGCGATGACGTACTACGGGCGCTGGACCTACAAGTACGACATCGCCGCCGAGCGCGGGGCCGCCGCCGTCCTGCTGGTGCACCAGACCGGGCCCGCCGGCTACCCATGGAGCGTGGTGCAGGGCAACGTGCGCGAGCGCTTCGAGGTGGAAGGGGCCCGTCCGCACGTGCCGGTGGAAGGATGGATCCAGCTGGAGGTCGCGCGCAGCCTGTTCGGGGCGGGGGGCCACGACTTCGCCGCGCTGGAGCGGGCGGCGCGCACGCGCGAGTTCCGCCCCGTGTCCCTGGGCGCGCGGGCGAGCTTCCACGTCCGCAACGCCGTCCGCCGCGTGGCCTCGCATAACGTGGTGGCGCGCATCCCCGGCTCCGATCCACAGGTGCGCGGGCAGGGCGTGCTGTTCACCTCGCACTGGGACAGCTTCGGCATTGGCCGGGCGATCGCCGGCGACTCCATCTACAACGGCGCGCTGGACGATGCCACGGGCGTGGCGTGGATGCTGTCGCTGGCGAAGGCCTACAAGTCGATGAATCCCGCGCCGCGCCGGTCGCTCGTGTTCGTGGCCTTCACCGCGGAGGAGGCGGGGCTGCTGGGCGCGCGCTACTACGCATCGCATCCCGTGATTCCGCTGGACAGCACGCTGGCCAACATCAACATGGACGCGATGAACCCGTGGGGGCGCACGCGGTCGCTCGTGAGCCTGGGATACGGGCAGACCTCGCTGGAAGACCTGCTGGCCCGCTACGCCGCGCGGCAGGGCCGCACCGTGGTGCCCGATCCCGAGCCGGAGAAGGGCTACTTCTATCGCGCCGACCACCTGGAGCTGGCGCGCGGCGGCGTTCCCGCGCTCTCGTTCCTCTTTCCGGGGACCGACTACGTGCACCCGGATCCGGGCTACGGCGAGCGAGTGCGCGGCGCCTACATCCGCGACGACTACCACAAGCCCAGCGACGAGGTGAAAGCCGACTGGGACATGGCGGGAATCGTCGACGACACGCAGCTTACCTTCTGGGTGGGGCTGGACGTGGCGAACGGGCGCGAGTGGCCCACGTGGATGCCGGGCTCGGAGTTCCGCGCGGTGCGCGAATCGCGGTAGATGAATCCGCGCGGATGCGTGGGATCGTACACGGAGTGTGGATGCCGCCCATGACCAGTTTCCCGGGTTCCCCAACGATGCTCGTGCCCGACCGACCGCCGCCCCTGCCGGGGTACCAGCTTCACCAGCCCACCGAGGCCGACGCGGTGGGGGCCCTTCACCGCGTCTTCGGCGCCGAGCGCGCCGCGGAGCGGTGGGTCGCCGCCTGCCGGGCCGCGGGACTGGTTCCCGGGATGGTGTTCGGCGCGCCGCAGCTGGAGCAGGTGGTGAAAGCCCTCTCCACACAGGGCGGCGCGACCGCCACGGTGGCCCGTTCCATCGAGATCCGCATGCGCACCTACGCGCGGCTCGCCAGCCAGGCCACGCTCATGGCCGGAGGACAGCGATGATCCCCGATCCGCTCTTCGACGAGCAGCGCCTCCAGGAGATCCACGA is a window of Longimicrobium sp. DNA encoding:
- a CDS encoding M28 family peptidase, with protein sequence MKARTYGFGALILLASVGCAAAPAMQRVAAYASSTTAEAAAAAISGEVLLRDISELASDRFLGRAVATAGEDSAISYIARRFREMGLEPGMPGGSYLQRVPLVATTSRVEARVQAGGRTLPWRQLEEMVTWSLRPDTLVRVDDSDIVFVGYGVVAPELGWDDFKGVDVRGKTVVMLVGDPPVPDPRDSTRLDPQVFRGAAMTYYGRWTYKYDIAAERGAAAVLLVHQTGPAGYPWSVVQGNVRERFEVEGARPHVPVEGWIQLEVARSLFGAGGHDFAALERAARTREFRPVSLGARASFHVRNAVRRVASHNVVARIPGSDPQVRGQGVLFTSHWDSFGIGRAIAGDSIYNGALDDATGVAWMLSLAKAYKSMNPAPRRSLVFVAFTAEEAGLLGARYYASHPVIPLDSTLANINMDAMNPWGRTRSLVSLGYGQTSLEDLLARYAARQGRTVVPDPEPEKGYFYRADHLELARGGVPALSFLFPGTDYVHPDPGYGERVRGAYIRDDYHKPSDEVKADWDMAGIVDDTQLTFWVGLDVANGREWPTWMPGSEFRAVRESR